A DNA window from Halanaerobium saccharolyticum subsp. saccharolyticum DSM 6643 contains the following coding sequences:
- a CDS encoding MTH1187 family thiamine-binding protein produces MVIAELTVVPLGTESTSLSSYVADCHQVLKNQDKVKYRLTPMGTILEGELSDIFDITKKMHEVPFENGALRVTTNLKIDDRRDREAAMDKKINSVENKLK; encoded by the coding sequence ATGGTTATAGCAGAATTAACAGTTGTTCCACTGGGTACAGAAAGTACAAGTTTAAGCAGCTATGTTGCTGACTGTCATCAAGTTTTAAAAAATCAAGATAAGGTTAAATATAGGTTAACTCCAATGGGAACTATTTTAGAAGGAGAGCTTAGTGATATTTTTGATATCACAAAAAAGATGCATGAAGTTCCTTTTGAGAATGGTGCTTTAAGAGTTACAACTAATTTAAAAATTGATGACCGTCGGGACCGAGAAGCAGCAATGGATAAAAAAATAAATTCAGTAGAAAATAAACTTAAATAA
- a CDS encoding pirin family protein — protein MFRKVKSYFEGRETQDGAGVKLRRCFGYHQIPDFDPFLMMDFFDSTDPADYSRGFPWHPHRGIETVTYLIKGEIEHGDSIGNSGVINDGQCQWMTAGSGILHQELPQPSEEMLGVQVWLNLAASNKMTEPQYGDITEAMIPVYEDDQKKVKIIAGEYQGLSGEIQRTDTRPTFFDVELAAESEFIFELPADYNAYAFLIRGEANFEPGKENLKKYPQGVLYENGSKIKVNTSQNTARFLFLAGKKLNEPVAWGGPIVMNSREELAQASKELDNGTFIKGKNEKKPTQINKFYQENNTK, from the coding sequence ATGTTTAGAAAAGTGAAAAGTTATTTTGAAGGTAGAGAAACTCAGGATGGTGCAGGAGTTAAACTCAGACGCTGTTTTGGTTATCATCAGATTCCAGATTTTGACCCCTTTTTGATGATGGATTTTTTTGATTCAACTGATCCTGCAGACTACAGCCGTGGATTTCCCTGGCATCCACACCGGGGAATTGAAACAGTTACCTATCTGATTAAAGGAGAAATTGAACATGGAGACAGTATAGGAAACAGTGGAGTAATTAATGACGGACAGTGTCAGTGGATGACTGCAGGCTCAGGAATTCTGCATCAGGAATTACCCCAGCCATCAGAAGAAATGCTTGGGGTTCAGGTCTGGTTAAACTTAGCTGCCAGTAATAAGATGACTGAGCCTCAATATGGAGATATAACCGAGGCTATGATACCAGTTTATGAAGATGATCAGAAAAAAGTTAAGATTATTGCCGGTGAATATCAAGGTTTAAGTGGTGAGATTCAGAGAACTGACACCAGACCAACCTTTTTTGATGTAGAATTAGCTGCGGAGAGCGAATTTATTTTTGAACTGCCAGCAGATTATAACGCCTATGCTTTTTTAATTAGAGGAGAGGCCAATTTTGAACCCGGGAAAGAAAATCTCAAAAAATATCCACAGGGAGTTTTATATGAAAACGGCAGTAAAATAAAAGTTAATACATCTCAAAATACGGCGAGGTTCCTCTTTCTTGCAGGCAAAAAATTAAACGAACCTGTAGCCTGGGGTGGTCCAATTGTTATGAACAGCAGAGAAGAACTTGCTCAAGCTTCAAAGGAGCTTGATAATGGAACATTTATTAAAGGTAAAAACGAGAAAAAGCCAACTCAGATTAATAAATTTTACCAGGAAAATAATACAAAATAA
- a CDS encoding class I SAM-dependent methyltransferase, giving the protein MTELELMLDFHLEAKRQGPGSTDDTLKALSFMDLKQDKVLKIADIGCGSGGQTITLARKLNGEITAVDLFPQFLAKLKTKAAELGLAPKIKTLKKSMDELPFGSEEFDIIWSEGAIYIMGFEEGIKQWKKHLKVGGYLAVSEITWTTASRPAEIEEYWHNEYPEINTASAKIKILEENGFSPVGYFYLPESSWIDNYYRPMEERFEDFLIKHNYSEAAERLIENEKDEISLYQKYKDYFSYGFYIAQKLN; this is encoded by the coding sequence GTGACAGAATTGGAATTAATGCTTGATTTTCATCTAGAAGCTAAAAGACAGGGACCAGGCAGTACCGATGATACACTAAAGGCTCTGAGCTTTATGGATTTAAAACAAGATAAAGTTTTAAAAATTGCAGATATTGGCTGCGGCTCGGGTGGGCAGACAATTACTCTGGCCCGCAAGCTAAACGGAGAGATTACAGCTGTTGACCTTTTCCCTCAATTTTTAGCAAAGTTAAAGACAAAGGCAGCAGAACTGGGTTTAGCTCCTAAAATAAAGACCTTAAAAAAATCAATGGATGAACTTCCTTTTGGCAGTGAAGAATTTGATATTATCTGGTCAGAAGGAGCAATCTATATTATGGGCTTTGAAGAAGGAATCAAGCAGTGGAAAAAGCATCTAAAAGTTGGTGGTTATTTAGCAGTCAGCGAAATAACCTGGACTACAGCTTCCAGACCAGCTGAAATAGAAGAATATTGGCATAATGAGTATCCAGAAATTAATACAGCCTCCGCTAAAATTAAAATATTAGAAGAGAATGGATTTTCACCGGTCGGATATTTTTATCTGCCTGAATCAAGCTGGATCGATAATTATTACAGGCCGATGGAAGAACGCTTTGAAGATTTTCTGATAAAACATAATTATTCTGAAGCGGCTGAGAGATTAATTGAAAATGAAAAAGATGAAATTAGCCTCTACCAGAAATATAAAGATTATTTTAGTTATGGCTTTTATATCGCCCAAAAATTAAATTAA
- a CDS encoding M42 family metallopeptidase, producing the protein MKKNNSINLIKDLSNANGVSGYEDQVLEVVRNKLATNIKTEVDSMRNMYLYPENINPQKPILMLDSHSDEVGFMVKSVNKNGSLKFVNLGSWFPQNIPAHKVRVRNSEGKYIKGVVASKPPHFMKAEEKEKLIGIDEMIIDIGASSKKETVKDYKIEVGAPIVPDVDFEFDQERGIIMGKAFDNRLGTAAVIDLLNELSTEKFGLNLVGSLSAQEEVGTRGAEVTSRKIKADIAIAFEGTPADDTFRDQYDAQSVLKKGPQIRHRDISIIANPRFIKFARDIAKKHQIPFQDAVRIGGGNDGAKITLSNYSVPTIVIGVPVRYAHTHYSISAYEDYKNTISWAAEIIRALDSELIAAF; encoded by the coding sequence ATGAAAAAGAATAATTCGATTAATTTAATTAAAGATTTATCAAATGCAAATGGTGTCTCAGGCTATGAAGATCAAGTTTTAGAAGTAGTTAGAAATAAGTTAGCTACTAATATAAAAACAGAAGTTGATTCAATGAGAAATATGTATTTATATCCAGAAAATATAAACCCTCAAAAACCGATTTTAATGCTGGACAGCCACTCAGATGAAGTGGGTTTTATGGTCAAATCAGTTAATAAAAATGGTAGTTTAAAATTTGTTAATTTAGGTAGTTGGTTTCCACAGAATATTCCGGCTCATAAAGTTAGAGTGAGAAATAGTGAAGGGAAATATATCAAAGGGGTTGTTGCTTCTAAACCACCTCATTTTATGAAAGCAGAAGAAAAAGAAAAGCTGATTGGAATAGATGAGATGATAATTGATATTGGTGCTTCTTCTAAAAAAGAAACAGTTAAAGATTATAAGATTGAAGTTGGAGCTCCAATTGTACCAGATGTTGATTTTGAATTCGATCAAGAACGGGGAATAATTATGGGTAAGGCCTTTGATAACCGTCTGGGAACAGCAGCTGTAATTGATCTATTAAATGAATTAAGCACCGAAAAGTTTGGTCTTAATTTAGTGGGAAGTCTTTCAGCTCAGGAAGAAGTTGGAACAAGAGGGGCTGAAGTTACTTCTAGAAAAATTAAAGCTGATATAGCAATTGCTTTTGAAGGTACACCAGCCGATGATACATTTAGAGATCAATATGATGCTCAATCTGTATTAAAAAAAGGTCCTCAGATCAGACATCGGGATATCTCCATTATTGCAAATCCCAGATTCATTAAATTTGCCAGAGATATTGCTAAAAAACATCAAATTCCATTTCAGGATGCAGTCCGGATTGGCGGGGGAAATGATGGGGCAAAAATTACTTTGAGCAATTATTCTGTACCCACAATAGTCATAGGTGTACCGGTACGCTATGCCCATACACATTACTCTATTTCAGCTTACGAGGACTATAAAAATACTATTAGCTGGGCAGCTGAAATTATCAGAGCCCTAGATTCAGAGCTTATAGCAGCTTTTTAA
- a CDS encoding YkvI family membrane protein, which yields MEKKSSFSIPVFFSVAFVWFTTHFGGGFASGRQAAEFFVSHGWYSIFTPVIAMGIDAVIFYYAWDFSVVNDTYDYRSWTDEFYYPYQKLFSNLYEIIFVLTMGVATAVAFATGGSTIKSAIGTPYLANTIAIAAIIFLLTIFGAKLVREFATYIGIAIIIGVIIVYGANAVVSFPKIINVISAQTADTNICSALWSMLLYASFQALAVGAYVAVADVLKTRDDALKAAWAGFAINGILLTLASVTVLAYYPGILEIPVPTIYVVNNGVGGVLAENIISILIVLGVISTGVNFVFGGVKRIVSWWPNDNTGHSHSIVASLIFVLITWSIARFGLIPLVAKGYSFLGYLGIPMLILPVIYKLIKRRFN from the coding sequence GTGGAGAAGAAGAGTAGTTTTTCAATTCCGGTTTTTTTCAGTGTAGCTTTTGTCTGGTTTACAACCCATTTTGGGGGAGGTTTTGCCTCAGGTAGACAGGCAGCAGAATTCTTTGTCAGCCACGGCTGGTATTCAATTTTCACCCCGGTTATTGCCATGGGAATTGATGCAGTTATTTTTTATTATGCCTGGGATTTTAGTGTAGTTAATGATACCTATGATTACAGAAGTTGGACAGATGAGTTTTACTACCCATACCAAAAGCTTTTTTCAAATTTATATGAAATTATTTTTGTTTTAACAATGGGGGTGGCAACAGCAGTTGCCTTTGCGACCGGTGGAAGTACAATTAAATCTGCCATAGGAACTCCTTATTTAGCAAATACTATTGCTATAGCAGCTATTATATTTTTACTTACTATCTTTGGGGCTAAACTAGTCCGTGAATTTGCTACTTACATAGGAATAGCAATTATTATCGGAGTTATCATAGTTTATGGGGCAAATGCTGTAGTTAGTTTTCCTAAGATAATTAATGTAATTTCTGCTCAGACTGCAGACACTAATATTTGCTCTGCCCTCTGGAGCATGTTATTATATGCAAGTTTTCAGGCGCTGGCAGTTGGAGCCTACGTAGCGGTAGCAGATGTTTTAAAAACTAGAGATGATGCACTGAAGGCTGCCTGGGCAGGTTTTGCAATCAATGGTATCTTATTAACTCTCGCCTCAGTCACAGTTCTGGCCTATTATCCAGGGATTTTAGAGATACCGGTTCCAACAATTTATGTGGTCAATAATGGAGTTGGAGGAGTTTTAGCCGAAAATATCATTTCAATTTTAATAGTACTTGGAGTAATTTCTACCGGAGTAAATTTTGTTTTTGGTGGTGTCAAAAGAATAGTTTCCTGGTGGCCTAATGATAACACTGGTCACAGTCATTCAATAGTGGCTTCTTTAATTTTTGTCTTAATAACCTGGTCTATTGCCCGTTTTGGTTTAATTCCTTTAGTTGCTAAAGGATATAGTTTTTTAGGTTATTTAGGAATACCGATGCTCATTTTACCGGTAATATATAAATTAATTAAAAGAAGATTTAACTAA
- a CDS encoding electron transfer flavoprotein subunit beta/FixA family protein — protein MQILVLIKQVPEMEKVQFDAEKGKIDRNSAGVEVNPFDLNALEAAVRIKEKLGGEITALSMGPKRAESALKEAAARGADKVFLLTDKNFAGADTISTSAVLSAAAKKLGDFDLIIAGEMSVDGDTAQVGPQTAEFLDINHAAYVSEIAAVSNSEITVSTSLWEANYNKTYSYPLLITVTKDLNNPSLPSFKGKMKARKIEVEKLDYETIKEQLPIKEVGFKGSPTWVENIVVPQKIKRKTKSYNKSETAAAVADIKGILTVKNLMEANHGR, from the coding sequence TTGCAGATTTTAGTTTTAATTAAACAGGTACCAGAGATGGAAAAGGTTCAATTTGATGCTGAAAAAGGAAAGATAGATCGCAATTCAGCTGGAGTTGAGGTAAACCCATTTGATTTAAATGCTTTGGAAGCTGCTGTCAGAATCAAAGAAAAATTAGGAGGAGAGATTACAGCTTTAAGTATGGGTCCTAAAAGAGCCGAATCTGCTTTAAAAGAAGCAGCAGCTCGCGGAGCAGATAAAGTTTTTTTACTAACAGATAAAAACTTTGCAGGAGCTGATACAATTTCAACTTCCGCAGTTCTATCTGCAGCAGCAAAAAAATTAGGTGATTTTGATTTAATTATTGCTGGCGAAATGAGTGTTGATGGAGATACAGCTCAGGTTGGCCCTCAGACTGCTGAGTTTTTGGATATCAATCATGCAGCTTATGTAAGTGAAATAGCAGCTGTCTCAAATAGTGAAATTACAGTCAGTACTTCCCTCTGGGAAGCCAATTACAATAAGACTTATAGTTATCCGCTTTTAATTACAGTAACTAAAGATCTTAATAATCCAAGTCTGCCATCATTTAAAGGTAAAATGAAAGCCCGAAAAATCGAGGTAGAAAAACTTGATTATGAAACAATAAAGGAGCAGCTGCCGATTAAAGAAGTTGGTTTTAAAGGTTCACCAACCTGGGTTGAAAACATTGTTGTACCTCAGAAAATAAAAAGAAAGACTAAAAGCTATAATAAAAGCGAAACTGCAGCAGCTGTTGCTGATATAAAAGGAATATTAACAGTTAAAAATTTGATGGAGGCTAATCATGGCAGATAA
- a CDS encoding electron transfer flavoprotein subunit alpha/FixB family protein → MADNNNLLIIAEYSKNRIHPVILELLNKGRELADKADLKVNVLILAAENIENSELNELIYHGADQIQLLINDNFAYPDEYLFKKAILKFLEQKLPEIILTGATNFGRSLAPRLAAALKTGLTADCTELDIAEDGSLVQIRPAFSENILAHIKSDTKPQMATVRYQEFAKAARNENRKGKITIEEIDLKENDSVKEIEKISDQQINITEAEVVVAGGSGVKNAEDFKMLQELADILNGVVAVSRDVVDQGLMPKERQVGYSGQRVKPKVYFAFGISGAPQHLAGMKEAETIIAVNTDPSAPIFKAADYAIEGDLYEIIPEMIKEYGSK, encoded by the coding sequence ATGGCAGATAATAATAACTTATTAATAATAGCTGAATACAGTAAAAATAGAATTCATCCGGTGATTTTAGAATTATTAAATAAAGGAAGAGAGCTGGCAGATAAAGCTGATTTAAAAGTTAATGTTTTAATTCTAGCTGCAGAAAATATAGAAAATAGTGAGCTAAATGAACTAATTTATCATGGTGCAGATCAGATTCAATTATTAATTAATGATAATTTTGCTTATCCAGATGAATATTTATTTAAAAAAGCAATTCTTAAATTTCTAGAGCAAAAGCTTCCAGAAATTATTTTAACTGGGGCCACAAATTTTGGACGTTCTCTGGCACCAAGACTGGCAGCTGCCTTGAAAACAGGTCTGACAGCAGATTGCACTGAACTTGATATAGCAGAAGATGGTTCACTGGTGCAGATTAGACCTGCCTTTAGTGAAAATATACTGGCCCATATTAAAAGTGATACAAAACCACAGATGGCAACAGTTCGTTATCAGGAATTTGCCAAAGCAGCTAGAAATGAAAACAGAAAAGGTAAAATTACTATTGAAGAAATTGATTTAAAGGAAAATGATTCAGTAAAAGAGATTGAGAAGATAAGTGATCAGCAAATAAATATTACAGAAGCCGAAGTTGTTGTAGCAGGTGGAAGCGGTGTCAAAAATGCCGAAGATTTTAAAATGCTGCAGGAGCTGGCTGATATTTTAAATGGAGTTGTAGCAGTTTCTAGAGATGTTGTAGATCAGGGTTTAATGCCTAAAGAGCGACAGGTTGGTTACAGTGGTCAGCGGGTTAAACCAAAAGTCTATTTTGCCTTTGGTATTTCGGGAGCGCCACAGCATCTGGCAGGGATGAAAGAAGCTGAAACTATTATTGCAGTGAATACCGATCCTTCAGCCCCAATCTTTAAAGCGGCTGATTATGCAATTGAAGGAGATTTATATGAAATTATTCCTGAAATGATAAAAGAATATGGAAGCAAATAA
- a CDS encoding FAD-binding oxidoreductase, which produces MQNQIIEKLEAIVGEKWVDTDSERVLSYSLESTNDNYSLVAPEPVSGSVVVKAADSEEIAAVLKFANQEKINVIARGAGTALAANTIPDQESIILSLERLDKILEIDEENMLLKAEAAVSLGDIIEELKSNDHLYFPLHPGDEGAQAGGMVAMNAGGVRAVKHGIMRNQILGMKVVLPTGEIVHYGGSKGKLLKNNAGYDLMQLLIGSEGTLGVITEVSLKLYPEPKANGTLIVAFNDRRDAFGAVPAILKRGIIPMALEYVEKDEIELAAADIGKKWPAENGEYFLIIMLSEAKEDDLFEIGAQIDEITAEFEAVDMLIAQSISERKDILDIRSHILPAITDKIVDSPDVTVPRGSLLEYLDKLNEIEAKYKTKCPVIAHAGDGNLHVIILKEDGEKPSYFTEIKEDIYQSAVDIGGTITGEHGIGKLRQDYLSMMYSKRELEIMKQIKSAFDPNNILNAGRSI; this is translated from the coding sequence ATGCAGAATCAGATAATCGAGAAGTTAGAAGCAATTGTTGGCGAAAAATGGGTTGATACAGACTCAGAACGAGTACTTTCCTACAGTCTGGAAAGCACAAATGATAATTATAGTCTGGTAGCACCAGAACCTGTATCCGGCTCGGTAGTGGTAAAAGCTGCTGACAGTGAAGAAATAGCTGCTGTTTTAAAATTTGCAAATCAAGAAAAAATTAATGTTATTGCTAGAGGTGCAGGAACTGCACTGGCAGCTAATACTATACCAGATCAGGAAAGTATAATTTTATCATTAGAAAGACTGGATAAAATCTTAGAAATTGACGAAGAAAATATGCTTTTAAAAGCCGAAGCAGCAGTTAGTCTGGGCGATATTATAGAAGAGTTAAAAAGCAATGACCATCTATATTTCCCCCTGCATCCTGGAGATGAAGGAGCACAGGCTGGAGGAATGGTTGCGATGAATGCCGGTGGAGTTAGAGCAGTAAAACACGGGATTATGCGGAATCAGATTTTAGGAATGAAGGTTGTACTGCCCACAGGTGAGATAGTTCATTATGGGGGCAGTAAGGGAAAATTGCTGAAAAATAATGCCGGTTATGATCTAATGCAGCTTTTAATTGGCAGTGAAGGTACTTTAGGTGTAATAACTGAAGTTAGTTTAAAATTATATCCAGAGCCAAAAGCAAATGGAACTCTGATTGTGGCCTTTAATGACCGCAGAGACGCCTTTGGAGCAGTACCAGCTATTTTAAAAAGAGGTATTATTCCAATGGCATTAGAATATGTAGAAAAAGATGAAATTGAGTTGGCAGCTGCTGATATAGGTAAAAAGTGGCCTGCTGAAAACGGTGAATATTTTTTAATAATTATGCTTTCAGAAGCTAAAGAAGATGATTTGTTTGAAATAGGAGCGCAGATTGATGAAATTACAGCTGAATTCGAGGCTGTGGATATGCTGATAGCACAGAGTATTAGTGAACGCAAAGATATTCTGGATATTAGAAGTCATATTTTGCCTGCTATTACAGATAAAATTGTGGATAGTCCTGATGTAACTGTTCCTCGGGGCAGTCTCTTAGAATATTTAGATAAATTAAATGAAATTGAAGCAAAGTATAAGACTAAATGTCCGGTTATAGCTCATGCTGGGGATGGTAATTTGCATGTTATAATTTTAAAAGAAGATGGAGAAAAACCTTCATATTTTACTGAAATAAAAGAAGATATTTACCAGAGTGCAGTTGATATTGGAGGAACAATTACCGGCGAACATGGTATTGGAAAACTGAGACAGGATTATCTTTCAATGATGTATTCTAAAAGAGAGTTAGAAATTATGAAACAGATAAAAAGTGCATTTGATCCAAATAATATACTTAATGCTGGCAGAAGTATTTAA
- a CDS encoding molybdenum cofactor biosynthesis protein MoaE, whose protein sequence is MKNKKTKKTAPSIDKWLQEAKSDPEALKEGMYLVHNGIVRQTSRAKARQGVEDDDVKGMDFDYDAAKVEQAIAETKKMEGVFHARVWLNQGQLELGEDIMYVLIGGDIRPHVIDALQFLVGKIKNECVKEIEKK, encoded by the coding sequence ATGAAGAATAAGAAAACTAAAAAAACAGCACCTTCAATTGATAAGTGGCTTCAAGAAGCAAAATCTGATCCCGAAGCTCTAAAAGAGGGAATGTACCTTGTTCATAATGGCATTGTGCGTCAGACATCCAGAGCTAAAGCGCGACAGGGTGTGGAAGATGACGATGTTAAGGGAATGGATTTTGATTATGATGCGGCAAAGGTTGAGCAGGCCATTGCTGAAACAAAAAAGATGGAAGGGGTTTTTCATGCCAGAGTTTGGCTTAATCAGGGCCAGCTTGAGCTTGGAGAAGATATTATGTATGTCTTAATTGGTGGGGATATACGACCTCATGTAATCGATGCTCTGCAGTTTTTGGTTGGAAAAATTAAAAATGAATGTGTTAAAGAAATAGAAAAGAAATAA
- the tsaA gene encoding tRNA (N6-threonylcarbamoyladenosine(37)-N6)-methyltransferase TrmO encodes MEIKKIGEVRSKYKKPVGPEEMKKSKSIIEIEAEYLAGLDQIEDYEYLQILFYFHKSEGYDLISKRRMGPERGLFTSRSPRRPSPIGMTTVELIKRDGAKLHVYGLDAIDGTPVIDIKPYSSFMDQPTLSLQKKTPRYQINKLIEYQNFYDLLLKAGELHGHYCPFLALGVLAAGDALNRLAADNDGMEDLLAVVETNSCFSDGVQYAAGTTFGNNSLIYRDFGKTAVTFVNRNEPTKNLRYYLKDNDFISREYPKAGKLFKKVIAERKGTKKEQEKMKELWQEIAFEIIEVETEKFFKIEEDTKIEIPDYAPIFDDHYCSQCGEKLMAVKTVEKDDQVFCKGCAQSKYYQLDGRGIVEKR; translated from the coding sequence ATGGAAATTAAAAAAATAGGTGAAGTCAGAAGCAAATATAAAAAACCGGTTGGCCCGGAGGAGATGAAAAAAAGTAAAAGCATAATTGAAATTGAAGCAGAATATTTAGCTGGATTAGATCAAATAGAGGATTATGAATACCTACAGATTCTTTTCTATTTTCATAAATCAGAAGGTTATGACCTGATAAGCAAAAGAAGAATGGGACCAGAAAGAGGTTTGTTTACCTCCAGAAGTCCACGCCGCCCCAGTCCTATTGGAATGACTACAGTGGAATTAATAAAAAGAGACGGTGCTAAACTTCATGTTTATGGGCTTGATGCGATAGATGGAACTCCTGTGATAGATATCAAACCTTATTCCTCTTTTATGGATCAGCCGACACTTTCTCTGCAAAAAAAGACACCACGTTATCAGATTAATAAATTGATTGAATATCAAAATTTTTACGATTTACTGCTGAAAGCTGGAGAATTACACGGTCATTACTGCCCGTTTCTAGCCCTGGGAGTGCTGGCTGCCGGAGATGCTTTAAACAGGCTGGCTGCTGATAATGATGGCATGGAAGATTTACTTGCTGTAGTCGAAACAAACAGCTGCTTTAGTGATGGAGTTCAGTATGCTGCTGGTACCACCTTTGGTAATAACTCTCTAATTTATCGCGATTTTGGTAAAACTGCAGTGACCTTTGTTAACAGAAATGAGCCCACTAAGAATCTTAGATATTACCTAAAAGATAATGATTTTATCAGCAGAGAATATCCAAAAGCAGGGAAATTATTTAAAAAAGTTATTGCCGAAAGAAAAGGCACTAAAAAAGAACAGGAAAAGATGAAAGAACTCTGGCAGGAAATAGCCTTTGAGATCATTGAAGTTGAGACTGAAAAATTCTTTAAGATTGAAGAAGATACTAAAATTGAGATACCAGATTATGCTCCTATTTTTGATGATCACTACTGCAGTCAGTGTGGAGAAAAGCTAATGGCTGTTAAAACTGTTGAAAAAGATGATCAAGTTTTCTGTAAAGGCTGTGCTCAAAGCAAATATTATCAACTTGACGGCCGTGGTATAGTAGAAAAAAGGTAA
- a CDS encoding Dabb family protein gives MIKHVVMWEFKDFAENNEKKKNVELAKQKLLSLKDLVDQIQSIEVGKNINQSEAAYDLVLITEFKDLVDLDEYQNHPEHKQAAAFIGKVAAKRVLVDYEK, from the coding sequence ATGATAAAACATGTAGTAATGTGGGAGTTTAAAGATTTTGCTGAAAATAATGAAAAAAAGAAAAATGTTGAGTTAGCAAAACAAAAGTTATTATCACTTAAGGATTTAGTTGATCAAATCCAGTCTATTGAGGTTGGTAAAAATATCAATCAAAGTGAGGCAGCTTATGACCTGGTATTAATTACTGAGTTTAAAGATCTTGTTGACCTAGACGAATATCAAAACCATCCCGAACACAAACAGGCAGCAGCATTTATAGGGAAGGTTGCAGCTAAAAGAGTTTTAGTTGATTATGAAAAATAA
- a CDS encoding fructose bisphosphate aldolase, translated as MNKKQIDLMENGEGFIAALDQSGGSTPGALADYGIAEAEYETEAEMFKLIHEMRTRVITSPAFSSDQILAAILFKQTMNNKMEGKYTADYLWEEKGILPILKVDQGTENKENGVQLMKPMTKLEQLLEEAKKHNIFGTKMRSIIHSANPKGIKDIAAQQFEYGKKIYDAGFIPILEPEVNIKSEDKFESEKILKEEILKLLQELDDEKYIFKLSIPSQADFYQDIIEHPNVVRVVALSGGYSQEAAVNKLSENHNMIASFSRALLQDLDVDQSKEEFNNTLKDAVIKIYNASIT; from the coding sequence ATGAATAAAAAACAAATTGATTTAATGGAAAATGGTGAAGGTTTTATAGCTGCACTGGATCAGAGTGGTGGAAGCACACCAGGAGCGTTAGCAGATTATGGTATAGCTGAAGCTGAATATGAAACAGAAGCAGAAATGTTTAAGCTTATTCATGAAATGAGAACAAGAGTCATAACCAGTCCTGCCTTCAGCTCTGACCAAATTTTAGCTGCAATATTATTTAAACAGACAATGAATAATAAAATGGAAGGCAAATATACTGCTGATTATCTCTGGGAAGAAAAAGGTATACTGCCAATACTTAAAGTTGATCAGGGGACAGAAAACAAAGAAAATGGAGTTCAACTGATGAAACCGATGACTAAACTTGAGCAGCTGCTTGAAGAGGCAAAAAAGCATAATATTTTTGGAACTAAAATGAGGTCTATTATTCATAGTGCTAATCCAAAAGGAATTAAAGATATTGCTGCTCAACAGTTTGAATATGGTAAGAAGATTTATGATGCAGGCTTTATACCTATTTTAGAACCAGAAGTAAATATTAAAAGTGAAGATAAATTTGAATCTGAAAAAATCTTAAAAGAAGAAATTCTAAAGCTGCTTCAAGAATTAGACGATGAAAAATATATATTTAAACTATCGATACCAAGTCAGGCCGACTTCTATCAGGACATTATTGAACATCCAAACGTAGTCAGGGTAGTCGCTTTATCTGGAGGCTACAGTCAGGAAGCTGCTGTTAATAAACTATCTGAAAACCATAATATGATTGCAAGCTTTTCGCGGGCACTGCTGCAGGATCTAGATGTTGATCAATCAAAAGAAGAATTTAATAATACACTTAAAGATGCAGTGATTAAAATTTATAATGCTTCAATAACTTAA